A region from the Halobacillus mangrovi genome encodes:
- a CDS encoding SDR family oxidoreductase produces the protein MQHELNPADQKTALVTGANSGMGLASTVELMKKGYHVIMFCRNEQRGKVALRSAIQQSGSEHAELMIGDLGSLKSIRRCAEKFNAYYSKLDVLINNAGVVSLKRTTTEDGFESMMGINHLGHFLLTNLLLDKITRSNQGRIVTVSSGAHKAGNIHFDDPHFKKKFSVIKGYGQSKLANILFTLELDEKLENTSVLANCVHPGAVSTNLGVNRESGFGRTIHTMLKPFFLTPQQGADTAIYLSTDPDLKTSGEYFYKRKVAARSERAQDKLLAKQLWGWSAEEVGL, from the coding sequence ATGCAACATGAACTCAATCCTGCAGATCAGAAAACAGCTCTAGTTACAGGTGCCAACTCTGGCATGGGACTTGCCTCCACTGTAGAGCTTATGAAAAAAGGCTACCACGTCATTATGTTTTGCCGAAATGAACAGCGGGGCAAAGTAGCGCTGCGTTCAGCCATACAGCAAAGTGGATCCGAGCATGCAGAGTTAATGATTGGCGATTTAGGTTCACTTAAAAGCATTCGCCGCTGTGCTGAGAAATTTAATGCTTACTATTCTAAGCTCGATGTCCTTATCAATAATGCCGGAGTTGTTTCGCTAAAGCGTACGACAACAGAGGATGGCTTTGAGAGCATGATGGGGATCAATCATCTAGGACACTTTCTACTGACAAATTTACTTCTTGATAAAATAACGCGTTCAAATCAAGGCAGAATTGTCACTGTCTCTTCAGGAGCTCACAAAGCAGGGAACATTCATTTTGATGACCCTCACTTCAAAAAGAAATTTAGCGTTATTAAGGGCTATGGCCAATCTAAGCTTGCGAATATCCTTTTTACACTTGAGCTTGATGAAAAGCTGGAAAACACTTCAGTACTCGCAAACTGTGTACACCCGGGAGCGGTCAGCACAAATCTTGGTGTAAACAGAGAAAGCGGCTTTGGCAGAACGATCCATACCATGCTGAAACCTTTTTTTCTTACCCCTCAACAAGGAGCAGATACAGCGATTTATCTTTCAACTGATCCTGATCTTAAAACCAGTGGAGAATATTTTTATAAACGTAAAGTTGCCGCAAGATCTGAACGAGCGCAAGATAAATTATTAGCGAAACAATTGTGGGGTTGGAGTGCTGAAGAAGTTGGATTGTAA